Below is a genomic region from Citrobacter telavivensis.
ACTGCTCTGGTAGCGGTAAAGCTGTTTGTATCTAAAAAATTTGCCTGTACATATATGCTTTATCGAATGTGAGGTGTTAAAGATGAAGGCGTTAACGGTGTTTGAACCGGCGATGTGCTGCAGTACCGGCGTTTGTGGTTCCGATGTCGATCAGGTTCTGGTCGATTTTTCTGCGGATGTGCAGTGGTTGAAAGGGCGTGGCGTGCAGGTTGAACGTTACAACCTGGCGCAGCAGCCCATGAGCTTTGTTCAGAACGAGAAGGCGAAAGCATTCCTCGACGCATCTGGAGCAGAAGGGCTTCCGCTGCTGTTGCTGGACGGTGAAACGGTGATGGCGGGGCGATACCCAAAACGCGCTGAGCTGGCTCGTTGGTTCGGTATTCCGCTGGATGCAACCGGGGCTTATCACCGTGAGATTGCTAAGAAAATGGGCGACAAGGGTCATTTTACCACCCCGATGATGCAGCTTCAGGATCCGGAACGTACCAACGTTCTGCTTGTCACTCTGCCTGAAACCACACCTGTGCTGGAAGCGGCAAATTTGCAGGCCGATCTGGAACGCGCGGGGATCCACCCCTGGGGCTGGATAATCAATAACAGCCTTGCTATTGCGCAGACGCGTTCACCGCTGCTTTGCCAGCGTGCCCGGCAAGAGTTGTCTCAGATTGATGCCGTGAAGAATCAGCATGCTAACCGCATCGCGTTAGTACCGGTACTGGCGACAGAACCTACTGGCATCGAAAAACTCAGAGCGCTGGCGGGTTAATTCTAGTGTATACAGGGCGGCAGAGTCGCCCTGTCAGGAGGATGTATGTTACTGGCAGGCGCTATTTTTGTCCTGACCCTCGTTTTGGTTATCTGGCAGCCGAAGGGAGTAGGGATCGGCTGGAGTGCGATGTTGGGCGCGGTGCTGGCGTTAATCTCGGGCGTTGTACACATGGGCGATATTCCGGTGGTATGGAATATCGTCTGGAACGCTACCGCAACGTTTATTGCCGTGATTATCATCAGTCTGCTTCTGGATGAATCCGGCTTTTTCGAATGGGCGGCACTGCACGTTTCACGCTGGGGTAACGGTCGTGGCCGTTTGCTCTTTACGTATATCGTTCTGCTTGGCGCAGCGGTCGCGGCGCTGTTTGCTAACGATGGCGCAGCGCTTATTCTGACGCCGATTGTTATCGCCATGCTGCTGGCATTAGGTTTCAGTAAAGGCACTACGCTGGCATTTGTCATGGCTGCCGGGTTTATTGCCGATACGGCCAGTCTGCCGCTTATCGTGTCAAACCTGGTGAATATCGTTTCTGCTGATTTCTTCGGACTGGGGTTTACTGAGTATGCGTCGGTGATGGTGCCGGTGGATATCGCCGCCATTATCGCCACACTGGTGATGCTGCATCTGTTCTTCCGCAAAGATATTCCGCCGACTTACGATTTAGCCCTTCTGAAAGCACCGGCGAATGCGATTAAAGATCTGGCAACGTTCAGAACCGGCTGGATAGTGTTGATTCTTCTGCTGGTTGGCTTTTTCGTCATTGAGCCGCTCGGTATTCCGGTCAGCGCCATTGCGGCTGTAGGGGCTGTCATCCTGTTTGCGGTGGCGAAACGAGGCCATGCCATTAATACCGGTAAAGTGCTGCGCGGTGCGCCCTGGCAAATCGTCATCTTCTCGCTGGGGATGTATCTGGTGGTCTACGGTCTGCGCAACGCCGGGCTAACGGAATATCTCTCCGCTGTGCTGAACGTGCTGGCAGATAAAGGACTTTGGGCCGCGACGTTGGGTACGGGCTTCCTGACGGCTTTCCTCTCTTCCATCATGAACAACATGCCTACCGTGCTGGTTGGCGCGCTCTCGATTGATGGCAGTACCGCAACCGGCGTAATCAAAGAGGCGATGATTTACGCCAACGTGATTGGCTGCGACCTGGGGCCGAAAATTACCCCTATTGGTAGTCTGGCAACGCTGCTCTGGCTGCATGTCCTTTCACAGAAGAACATGACCATCACCTGGGGGTATTATTTCCGCACCGGGATTATCATGACGCTGCCCGTGCTGTTTGTAACGCTGGCCGTGCTGGCGCTACGCCTCTCTTTCACTTTGTAATGAGATACTGATATGAGCAACATCACTATTTATCACAACCCAGCCTGCGGTACGTCGCGTAATACGCTGGAGATGATCCGCAACAGTGGTACTGAGCCGACGATTATTCATTACCTTGAGAATCCACCGTCACGCGATGAGCTGGTCAAACTCATTGCAGATATGGGCATTTCAGTCCGGGCCTTGCTGCGTAAAAACGTTGAGCCTTACGAAGAACTGGGGCTTGCGGAAGATAACTTTACTGACGAGCAGTTAATCGACTTTATGCTTCAGCATCCGATCCTGATTAACCGTCCGATTGTGGTGACGCCGCTGGGAACGCGTCTGTGCCGTCCTTCAGAGGTGGTGTTGGATATTCTCCCTGATGCGCAAAAAGGCGCGTTCGCGAAAGAAGATGGCGAGAAAGTGGTTAATGATGCAGGTCAAAGAGTGAAGTAAACATCAGGGGGGAGGAATGTCCCCCCTGTTTGTTGACCATTTAAATTATTGACCTTTTAAAACAACGCATGATTTCTATGAAGTAAGCCTTCCTGTAACGCTTTGCGGAAGGAAAGCGTTATTCTTTTTTGCCGCAAGCCATTCCAGAACAGAATATATCTTATCCCGTCAGCCACTCTTTTTCTGCTTATTCATTTTTCAGTAATCGTTATTTAGTATTCTTGATTGGCCCCATCATGCAGATGTGTATAGTGAATTTCACTTTTATAAAGCCCTTTTTATTAGCAAGGAGCATTTATGCATCTGGCCCGGTTTCCACGAATTTCACTTGGTCATTTTCCCACGCCGCTGGAGCCGCTGAATAATTTAAGCAAATTATTAGGCGGACCTAAAATATGGATTAAACGCGACGACGCAACCGGTCTGGCAACGGGCGGAAATAAAACCCGCAAGCTGGAATTCCTGCTGGCGGATGCGCTGGAGAAAAAAGCCGATGTGGTCATTACCCAGGGGGCGACGCAGTCAAACCACGTGCGCCAGACGATCGCGGGCGCCGCGCGTCTCGGGCTGAAAGCGAAGGCGCTGCTGGAAAAACGCGTTACCGATTTTGGTGAAGATTATCAGCGTTCAGGTAACGTATTGCTGGATACGCTGCTCGGCGGCGACATCGTCGCCCACCTGCCGGGCGGTACCGATATGCAACAGGCGATGGAGGAATACGCGGCGACGCTGCGTGAACAGGGGCACACGCCGTATATCATCCCCGGCGGTGGCTCGAACCCGATCGGCGCGCTGGGCTACGTGGCCTGCGCGGAAGAGCTGTTGTACCAGTCATCAGAGCGCCGTCTGCGCATCGATCATGTGGTTCACGCCACCGGCAGTACCGGCACGCAAGCTGGGTTAGTCGCCGGTTTTACCGCCACCAACAGCCATATTCCAGTGCTTGGCATTAGCGTGCGGGCGCCAAAAACAAAACAGGAAGAGAACGTCTGGAATCTGGCCTCGCGGACACTGGATCTGCTCGGTGTGCCGGGGGAACTGTCGCGTCATGCGGTGGTGGCGAACAGTGATTATGTCGGTGATGGGTACGGTTTGCCGACAGAAGGCACGCTGGAAGCGTTGGCGCTGCTCGCCCGCCATGAAGGCATTCTGCTCGATCCGGTCTATTCCGCCAAAGGCATGGCCGGGCTTATCGATCTCATCCGTAAAGGCCATTTCCGTCAGGATGAAAACGTCGTGTTTATCCATACCGGCGGCGCGGCGGGTCTGTTTGGTTATCGTCAGGTACTGGAGCATGTCTAAGCCTTTCCTGCTTGGCGTACTGGGTGGTATGGGGCCGCTGGCAACACTGGATTTTCAGCGCCGCCTGCTGGAGGCCACGCCCGCACAGAGCGATCAACAGCAGATCCCCACGGTCGTCTGGAATGTGCCGCAAATTGTCGATCGCCAGGACGCGCTGGCGGGCAAAGGACCATCGCCCCTGCCGCAGTTGCTTCACGCTGTTGAGAAGCTTAACCAGGCAGGGGCAAGCCATATCGCCATACCGTGCAACACGGCGCACCACTGGTACGACGCGCTGAGTGAAGCCAGTAATGCGCCCATTTTGCACATTGTTGATGCCACGCTGGATGCGCTGTCACAGGCTGAGGATAAGCCTCAGCGGGTGGGGGTGATCGCCACCAAAGGCACGCTGGAGGCGGGCTGGTATCAGGAGCGACTGGCAGCGCTGGGTATTGAGGCAATCGTGCCAGTCCCTGAGGAACTGGATCACTGGTTTGTACCGGGCTGCTACGCAGTAAAACGAGGTTCGCTAAATGAAGGTGGGGAATTACTGACGTTGCAGGCCAACGCACTGTTTGCCCGAGGTGCGCAAAAGTTAGTGCTGGCCTGTACCGAAGTGCCGGTTGCGCTGGAAGCGGCCAATGCGCCTTTCCTCCATCTCACCTGGGATCCGGCTCAGGCACTGGCAGAGCGATGTTCGCAATTATGGCAAACCTACGCACAGTTTAATTAGAACGCTGTCCGGTGCGATAACGGACGATAAATTCAGAACAATCACGGGAAAATAAAATGAAGAAAAGTCTCTGCTTATTAATTGCGGCGGGTGGGGTATGGGCAAATATAAGTTTTGCAGCAACGCCAACTGAAGTTCGTGTGGCCTATAGCGGTGGTTCCCAGGTATTAATGCTGGCAAAAGCCGACGGCTCTCTGGATACCGCGTTAAACAGCAAAGTGAAATGGGTGCAATTTGCCTCTGGTGCAGATGCTTTGAATTATTTCGCCAGTAACGCGATCGATATTGCCAATTTTGGTTCCAGCCCGGCGACAGCGGGTATTGTGCGTAAATTACCGGTCGAAATTATTGGCGTTTCGGGCGTGATTGCCAGCTACGAGCGACTGATCGGCAAAGACGGCGTTGTGAAAATCAATGATATCGAGGGCAAGCGTGTCGCCTATCCACCCAATTCAACGGCACAGTACGCTCTCGAAGCCGCGATCGATGTAAACAAACTGGATCGCAGCAAAATTACGCTGCTGCCGCTGCGTCCAGCAGAAATGGTGGCGGCCTGGAAACGTGGTGACATTGATGCTGGTTATGTCTGGGCGCCGTTTGCGCAGGAGCTGGAGGCTTCGGGTGGCCATCAGGTCTTTGCGACCAAAGATCTGCAGAAAGAGGGTTACCTGATTTACAACAACTATGTGGTGCGTAAAGCCTTTGCCGAACAGTATCCGGAAGCGGTGACCGCCTTCCTGCGCGTACACCAGCAGAAAGTGGATGAGTTCAGGAAAGATCCGGAACGCGCCGCAGCCATTGTCGCGAAAGAAGTGGGTGCTCCGGTCACCACCGCCGCCAATACGCTGGGCGGGCTGGAATATCCCACGTTGGCCCAGCAAGGGACGGCTGACTGGCTGGGAAATGGCACCCAAACCACAGACAGTGGTATTGGCAAAGCGTTGACCAAAACCTCCCGCTTCCTTGCCGACATCGGTGAGATTCGCAAGCGTGATATTCCCGCCAACTGGGATACCGCGATTGATTCCCGCTACATTCGTGATGCGGCGGTGGCGGCGCAATGAGATTGAGTCAGCATATCGCCATCAGCGTGGTGTCGGTGGCGATTTTCTTTATCGTCTGGCAAGTGGCGGCAACGCAGCAGTGGGTCGATCCGCTGCTGTTACCATCGCTGACGGACATCGGTTTGACAACTGAAGAGCTTTTGGCCGATGGCTATCGCCAGGTGCCGCTCTGGGAACACATTGCGGTGAGCCTCGCGCGTGCACTTGGCGCGTTTTCCGTGGCGATTATCATCGGTATTCCGCTGGGTTTACTGATGGGGCTGTCTGACGGCCTGGCGGCGGTGCT
It encodes:
- the arsD gene encoding arsenite efflux transporter metallochaperone ArsD; its protein translation is MKALTVFEPAMCCSTGVCGSDVDQVLVDFSADVQWLKGRGVQVERYNLAQQPMSFVQNEKAKAFLDASGAEGLPLLLLDGETVMAGRYPKRAELARWFGIPLDATGAYHREIAKKMGDKGHFTTPMMQLQDPERTNVLLVTLPETTPVLEAANLQADLERAGIHPWGWIINNSLAIAQTRSPLLCQRARQELSQIDAVKNQHANRIALVPVLATEPTGIEKLRALAG
- the arsB gene encoding arsenite efflux transporter membrane subunit ArsB; the protein is MLLAGAIFVLTLVLVIWQPKGVGIGWSAMLGAVLALISGVVHMGDIPVVWNIVWNATATFIAVIIISLLLDESGFFEWAALHVSRWGNGRGRLLFTYIVLLGAAVAALFANDGAALILTPIVIAMLLALGFSKGTTLAFVMAAGFIADTASLPLIVSNLVNIVSADFFGLGFTEYASVMVPVDIAAIIATLVMLHLFFRKDIPPTYDLALLKAPANAIKDLATFRTGWIVLILLLVGFFVIEPLGIPVSAIAAVGAVILFAVAKRGHAINTGKVLRGAPWQIVIFSLGMYLVVYGLRNAGLTEYLSAVLNVLADKGLWAATLGTGFLTAFLSSIMNNMPTVLVGALSIDGSTATGVIKEAMIYANVIGCDLGPKITPIGSLATLLWLHVLSQKNMTITWGYYFRTGIIMTLPVLFVTLAVLALRLSFTL
- a CDS encoding D-cysteine desulfhydrase — encoded protein: MHLARFPRISLGHFPTPLEPLNNLSKLLGGPKIWIKRDDATGLATGGNKTRKLEFLLADALEKKADVVITQGATQSNHVRQTIAGAARLGLKAKALLEKRVTDFGEDYQRSGNVLLDTLLGGDIVAHLPGGTDMQQAMEEYAATLREQGHTPYIIPGGGSNPIGALGYVACAEELLYQSSERRLRIDHVVHATGSTGTQAGLVAGFTATNSHIPVLGISVRAPKTKQEENVWNLASRTLDLLGVPGELSRHAVVANSDYVGDGYGLPTEGTLEALALLARHEGILLDPVYSAKGMAGLIDLIRKGHFRQDENVVFIHTGGAAGLFGYRQVLEHV
- the arsC gene encoding arsenate reductase (glutaredoxin) encodes the protein MSNITIYHNPACGTSRNTLEMIRNSGTEPTIIHYLENPPSRDELVKLIADMGISVRALLRKNVEPYEELGLAEDNFTDEQLIDFMLQHPILINRPIVVTPLGTRLCRPSEVVLDILPDAQKGAFAKEDGEKVVNDAGQRVK
- a CDS encoding amino acid racemase, with the protein product MSKPFLLGVLGGMGPLATLDFQRRLLEATPAQSDQQQIPTVVWNVPQIVDRQDALAGKGPSPLPQLLHAVEKLNQAGASHIAIPCNTAHHWYDALSEASNAPILHIVDATLDALSQAEDKPQRVGVIATKGTLEAGWYQERLAALGIEAIVPVPEELDHWFVPGCYAVKRGSLNEGGELLTLQANALFARGAQKLVLACTEVPVALEAANAPFLHLTWDPAQALAERCSQLWQTYAQFN
- a CDS encoding taurine ABC transporter substrate-binding protein produces the protein MKKSLCLLIAAGGVWANISFAATPTEVRVAYSGGSQVLMLAKADGSLDTALNSKVKWVQFASGADALNYFASNAIDIANFGSSPATAGIVRKLPVEIIGVSGVIASYERLIGKDGVVKINDIEGKRVAYPPNSTAQYALEAAIDVNKLDRSKITLLPLRPAEMVAAWKRGDIDAGYVWAPFAQELEASGGHQVFATKDLQKEGYLIYNNYVVRKAFAEQYPEAVTAFLRVHQQKVDEFRKDPERAAAIVAKEVGAPVTTAANTLGGLEYPTLAQQGTADWLGNGTQTTDSGIGKALTKTSRFLADIGEIRKRDIPANWDTAIDSRYIRDAAVAAQ